The proteins below come from a single Micromonospora citrea genomic window:
- a CDS encoding mechanosensitive ion channel family protein encodes MTGSPSYAGHDGTPPLVRVTARRVGGRAARRVRYEDSVTAVSLPPPALPAVEAPQPDPSPTCLDDALCKSVYDMTGSVWFAEGSYWILLKPLRIVLILLLAVAARWLVHRTIRRLVRTTSDAGVPTMLRPLRERIPTAAAEPGEFVPERRRQRAEAIGSVLRSLSTAFIFGIAVLMVLKEFSFDLAPLLASAGIAGVALGFGAQSLVKDLIAGLFMLIEDQYGVGDTVDLGEATGVVESVGLRVTTVRDGRGVLWYIRNGEIVRVGNKSQGWALVVVDLPIGFAGTEEATAVLRTAAASLAVDPELSPEIVEPPEVLGVEQMTVEGAVIRTVVKTTADGQFAVGRELRRRLAEALENSGITAKIAAARLYPGLPVHTPGETGQGGAT; translated from the coding sequence ATGACCGGTTCGCCCTCGTACGCCGGGCACGACGGCACCCCGCCGCTGGTCCGCGTCACGGCCCGGAGGGTCGGCGGGAGGGCGGCCCGCCGGGTGCGGTACGAAGACAGCGTGACCGCTGTCAGCCTGCCGCCGCCCGCCCTGCCCGCCGTCGAGGCGCCGCAGCCGGACCCGTCGCCGACCTGCCTGGACGACGCGCTCTGCAAGAGCGTCTACGACATGACCGGGTCGGTGTGGTTCGCCGAGGGCAGCTACTGGATCCTGCTCAAGCCGCTGCGGATCGTCCTGATCCTGCTGCTGGCGGTCGCCGCCCGCTGGCTGGTGCACCGGACGATCCGCCGGCTGGTGCGCACCACCAGCGACGCGGGCGTGCCCACCATGCTGCGCCCGCTGCGGGAGCGCATCCCCACCGCCGCCGCCGAGCCGGGCGAGTTCGTCCCGGAGCGACGCCGCCAGCGGGCGGAGGCGATCGGTTCCGTGCTGCGCAGCCTCAGCACGGCGTTCATCTTCGGCATCGCGGTGCTGATGGTGCTCAAGGAGTTCAGCTTCGACCTGGCGCCGCTGCTGGCCAGCGCCGGCATCGCGGGCGTGGCGCTGGGCTTCGGCGCGCAGAGCCTGGTCAAGGACCTGATCGCCGGCCTGTTCATGCTGATCGAGGACCAGTACGGCGTCGGCGACACGGTGGACCTCGGCGAGGCGACGGGCGTGGTGGAGTCGGTCGGGCTGCGGGTCACGACGGTCCGCGACGGGCGGGGCGTGCTCTGGTACATCCGCAACGGCGAGATCGTCCGGGTGGGCAACAAGAGCCAGGGCTGGGCCCTGGTCGTGGTCGACCTGCCCATCGGTTTCGCCGGCACGGAGGAGGCGACGGCGGTGCTGCGTACCGCCGCCGCCTCCCTGGCGGTGGATCCCGAACTGTCGCCGGAGATCGTCGAGCCGCCCGAGGTGCTCGGCGTCGAGCAGATGACGGTCGAGGGCGCGGTGATCCGTACGGTGGTCAAGACGACGGCCGACGGGCAGTTCGCGGTCGGCCGGGAGCTGCGCCGCCGGCTGGCCGAGGCGCTGGAGAACTCGGGCATCACCGCGAAGATCGCCGCCGCGCGGCTCTACCCCGGCCTGCCCGTCCACACCCCCGGCGAGACGGGACAGGGCGGCGCGACCTGA
- a CDS encoding HNH endonuclease, with translation MPDIRPTVGSGALVLNATYEPLCVVSVRRAAILVLSAKAVCVADGDGVLHSARNALPVPSVVRLTRFVRVPYRTHVGLSRRAIFARDGWRCAYCRGPAETIDHVFPRSRGGRHAWENVVAACARCNHTKGDKTPAELGWRLHALPAAPKGAAWRVLGHRAPDPRWADWLDLREPEAA, from the coding sequence ATGCCTGACATACGACCCACGGTGGGCTCCGGTGCGCTGGTCCTCAATGCCACCTACGAGCCGCTGTGTGTCGTGTCCGTGCGTCGTGCCGCAATCCTCGTGCTCTCCGCCAAGGCGGTCTGCGTCGCCGACGGCGACGGCGTCCTGCACAGCGCGCGCAACGCGCTGCCGGTGCCGTCGGTCGTCCGGCTCACCCGCTTCGTGCGGGTGCCCTACCGCACCCACGTCGGCCTCTCGCGCCGGGCGATCTTCGCCCGGGACGGCTGGCGCTGCGCCTACTGCCGGGGGCCCGCCGAGACCATCGACCACGTCTTCCCCCGCAGCCGTGGGGGCCGGCACGCCTGGGAGAACGTGGTCGCCGCCTGCGCCCGGTGCAACCACACCAAAGGCGACAAGACGCCCGCCGAGCTGGGTTGGCGGCTGCACGCGCTGCCGGCCGCGCCGAAGGGCGCCGCGTGGCGGGTGCTCGGCCACCGCGCGCCCGACCCGCGCTGGGCCGACTGGCTCGACCTGCGCGAGCCCGAGGCCGCCTGA
- a CDS encoding class F sortase, translated as MAGSHRRTGRSDPGRFRATTRRALRASRRGTLAAARRLRRVAGEAVSASVATTDPATGPLPARPRRRWVPAGRRRVGPGRGPGFPVLVIGTLMVLIIAMFAVERVAGVSVLPDRFIAGLRPPPKKFPVLPASRPVDIAIDPIDVRARVHGVGIAPDGSIAVPDAARAQEAGWYDQGPTPGQYGPAVIVGHVDTTTGPAVFHKLRDLREGDRIEVTRSDRSVAVFEVDSVERFDKERLPVDEVFGDFSRPRLRLITCGGRWVGGETGYADNVVVFASLVKARTA; from the coding sequence ATGGCCGGCTCCCACAGGCGCACCGGGCGGTCCGATCCGGGCCGGTTCCGGGCGACCACCCGGCGGGCGCTGCGGGCGTCCCGCCGGGGCACGCTCGCCGCCGCCCGCCGGCTGCGCCGGGTGGCCGGGGAGGCGGTGTCGGCCAGCGTCGCCACCACCGACCCGGCGACCGGGCCGCTGCCCGCCCGGCCCCGGCGCCGGTGGGTGCCGGCCGGCCGCCGCCGGGTGGGGCCCGGCCGGGGTCCCGGGTTCCCGGTCCTCGTGATCGGGACGCTGATGGTGCTGATCATCGCGATGTTCGCGGTGGAGCGGGTCGCCGGGGTGAGCGTGCTGCCGGACCGGTTCATCGCGGGGCTGCGGCCACCGCCGAAGAAGTTCCCGGTGCTGCCCGCCAGCCGCCCCGTCGACATCGCCATCGACCCGATCGACGTCCGGGCACGCGTGCACGGCGTCGGGATCGCCCCGGACGGCAGCATCGCGGTGCCGGACGCCGCCCGCGCCCAGGAGGCCGGCTGGTACGACCAGGGCCCCACCCCCGGCCAGTACGGCCCCGCCGTCATCGTCGGGCACGTCGACACCACGACCGGGCCGGCGGTCTTCCACAAGCTGCGGGACCTGCGCGAGGGCGACCGCATCGAGGTCACCCGCTCCGACCGCTCGGTGGCGGTCTTCGAGGTGGACTCGGTCGAGCGCTTCGACAAGGAGCGGCTGCCCGTCGACGAGGTGTTCGGCGACTTCAGCCGTCCCCGGTTGCGCCTGATCACCTGCGGCGGGCGCTGGGTGGGCGGGGAGACCGGCTACGCCGACAACGTGGTGGTCTTCGCGTCCCTGGTCAAGGCCCGCACCGCGTGA
- a CDS encoding Lrp/AsnC family transcriptional regulator, whose translation MDDMDWALLRELQADARLSFSELSRRVHLSPPAVAERVRRLEEAGIITGYHAHVDLTRAGRTVVALIRMSCYGSRCILHDPDVAGWPEILEIHRITGDACSMLKVAAGSIGEFEAVIDRLAPYGQPSSTMVLSTPLDWHPVTPLPSSSRPR comes from the coding sequence ATGGACGACATGGACTGGGCGCTGCTGCGGGAACTGCAGGCCGACGCGCGCCTCTCCTTCAGCGAGCTGTCCCGGCGGGTGCACCTGTCGCCGCCGGCCGTGGCCGAGCGGGTGCGCCGGCTGGAGGAGGCCGGGATCATCACGGGCTACCACGCCCACGTCGACCTGACCCGGGCCGGCCGCACGGTGGTCGCGCTGATCCGGATGTCCTGCTACGGCTCGCGCTGCATCCTGCACGACCCCGACGTGGCCGGATGGCCGGAGATCCTGGAGATCCACCGCATCACGGGCGACGCGTGCAGCATGCTGAAGGTGGCGGCCGGGTCGATCGGGGAGTTCGAGGCCGTCATCGACCGCCTCGCCCCGTACGGCCAGCCGTCGAGCACGATGGTCCTGTCCACCCCGCTGGACTGGCACCCCGTCACCCCGCTGCCCTCCTCCTCCCGCCCCCGCTGA
- a CDS encoding tryptophan 2,3-dioxygenase — translation MEQTDLRAPTRAAVRPVTPRQRAARAARNGGEPTLEFAERVPYDAYVQASTLHRLQRPLSDDPGEMSFLMVSQIMELYFGLTCHELRETQRLLRADRVWDALAPLRRAALHLEALNAAWKGLRWMTPADFNRFRNLLGEGSGFQSAMYRHLEFLLGLRDSALIRPFRRQTDVYAELRATLAAPSVWDDVLALLARHGHDLPAELLDRDVAVEHEPHAAVEGAWVRIYAAPGPDNHLRMLGEALTEVAEQFGDWRQHHVKAVQRTMGAKVGSGGSAGLAWLQRSMARVVFPELWSARTAM, via the coding sequence GTGGAGCAGACGGACCTGCGGGCGCCCACCCGGGCGGCGGTACGCCCGGTCACCCCACGGCAGCGCGCGGCCCGCGCGGCCCGCAACGGCGGCGAGCCGACCCTGGAGTTCGCCGAGCGGGTGCCGTACGACGCGTACGTGCAGGCCAGCACCCTGCACCGGTTGCAGCGGCCGCTGAGCGACGACCCCGGCGAGATGTCCTTCCTGATGGTCAGCCAGATCATGGAGCTGTACTTCGGGCTGACCTGCCACGAGCTGCGCGAGACCCAGCGGCTGCTGCGCGCCGACCGCGTCTGGGACGCGCTGGCCCCGCTGCGTCGCGCCGCGCTGCACCTGGAGGCGCTCAACGCCGCCTGGAAGGGGCTGCGCTGGATGACCCCGGCCGACTTCAACCGGTTCCGCAATCTGCTGGGCGAGGGCTCCGGTTTCCAGTCGGCGATGTACCGGCACCTGGAGTTCCTGCTCGGCCTCCGGGACTCCGCGCTGATCCGGCCGTTCCGCCGGCAGACCGACGTGTACGCCGAACTGCGCGCCACCCTGGCGGCGCCGAGCGTCTGGGACGACGTGCTCGCGCTGCTCGCCCGGCACGGCCACGACCTGCCGGCCGAGCTGCTCGACCGGGACGTCGCGGTCGAGCACGAGCCGCACGCCGCGGTCGAGGGGGCCTGGGTGCGGATCTACGCCGCGCCGGGGCCCGACAACCACCTGCGGATGCTGGGCGAGGCGCTCACCGAGGTCGCCGAGCAGTTCGGCGACTGGCGGCAGCACCACGTCAAGGCGGTGCAGCGCACAATGGGCGCGAAGGTCGGCAGCGGCGGCTCCGCCGGACTGGCGTGGCTGCAGCGCAGCATGGCCCGGGTGGTCTTCCCCGAGCTGTGGTCGGCCCGGACCGCGATGTGA
- the kynU gene encoding kynureninase, producing the protein MSTPPTESWRSAAGEAEARRRDDADPGHRHLFHVPSADGGRYPEAAYLAGNSLGLQPRATRGELLADLDAWSRLGVEGHLEAERPWLPYHELLTAPAARLVGAAPAEVVVMNSLTVNLHLLMVSFYRPAGERTRIVIEDSAFPSDSYAVRSQARFHGLDPDATVVRLRPRDGEDTLRTEDVTDYLAAEGDRVALVLLGGVNYLTGELMDIPTITAAGRAAGAVVGWDLAHAAGNVPLALHDWDVDFAAWCSYKYLNSGPGALAGVFVHERHLGDPGLPRFEGWWSTDAATRFEMTPVSRPPATVEAWQVSNPPIFAMGPVRTSLELFDSVGMPALRERSLRLTGYLAGLLDEVTADRPLTVVTPRDPARRGCQLSVRIGTGSAAGLAKRLRHEHGVIADAREPDIVRFAPVPLYSTFHDCWRVADALAATVEVTR; encoded by the coding sequence ATGAGCACCCCTCCAACCGAGTCGTGGCGGTCGGCCGCCGGTGAGGCCGAGGCGCGCCGCCGCGACGACGCCGACCCCGGGCACCGCCACCTGTTCCACGTGCCGTCGGCCGACGGCGGGCGCTACCCGGAGGCGGCGTACCTGGCCGGCAACTCCCTCGGCCTGCAACCGCGGGCCACCCGCGGCGAACTCCTCGCCGACCTAGACGCGTGGAGCCGGCTGGGCGTCGAGGGCCACCTGGAGGCGGAACGCCCCTGGCTGCCGTACCACGAGCTGCTGACGGCGCCCGCCGCGCGACTGGTCGGCGCGGCCCCGGCCGAGGTCGTGGTGATGAACTCCCTGACGGTCAACCTGCACCTGCTGATGGTCAGCTTCTACCGGCCGGCCGGGGAGCGCACCCGGATCGTCATCGAGGACAGCGCCTTCCCCTCGGACAGCTACGCCGTGCGCAGCCAGGCCCGCTTCCACGGCCTCGACCCGGACGCCACGGTCGTGCGGCTGCGCCCGCGCGACGGCGAGGACACCCTGCGCACCGAGGACGTGACCGACTACCTGGCCGCCGAGGGCGACCGCGTGGCGCTGGTGCTGCTCGGCGGGGTCAACTACCTCACCGGCGAGCTGATGGACATCCCGACGATCACCGCCGCCGGCCGGGCGGCCGGCGCCGTGGTCGGCTGGGACCTGGCGCACGCCGCCGGCAACGTGCCGCTCGCGCTGCACGACTGGGACGTGGACTTCGCCGCCTGGTGCTCCTACAAGTACCTCAACTCCGGGCCGGGCGCGCTGGCCGGGGTGTTCGTCCACGAGCGGCACCTCGGTGACCCGGGCCTGCCCCGCTTCGAGGGCTGGTGGAGCACCGACGCGGCGACCCGGTTCGAGATGACCCCGGTCTCCCGGCCGCCGGCCACGGTGGAGGCCTGGCAGGTGTCCAACCCGCCGATCTTCGCGATGGGCCCGGTGCGGACGTCGCTGGAGCTGTTCGACTCCGTCGGCATGCCGGCGCTGCGCGAGCGCAGCCTCCGGCTCACCGGCTACCTGGCGGGGCTGCTCGACGAGGTGACCGCCGACCGCCCGCTGACCGTGGTCACCCCGCGCGACCCCGCGCGGCGGGGCTGCCAGCTCTCGGTGCGCATCGGCACGGGCAGCGCCGCCGGGCTGGCCAAGCGGCTGCGCCACGAGCACGGCGTGATCGCCGACGCCCGGGAGCCGGACATCGTGCGGTTTGCCCCGGTGCCGCTCTACTCCACGTTCCACGACTGCTGGCGGGTCGCCGACGCGCTGGCCGCCACGGTGGAGGTGACCCGATGA
- a CDS encoding FAD-dependent oxidoreductase produces the protein MTGERDEIAVVGAGLAGCLLACFLARRGYPVALYERRPDPRTGTVERGRSINLALSERGLDALRRIGLDGQVLADALPMRGRMIHPVAGEPQFQSYSASGDRAINSISRGALNNALLDAATALPGVRVAFDHRLVGLDPATGEMTFETPRGKVAATASVVLGADGAGSAVRGQLLAYGLLTESLDFLDYGYKELTIPPLGGDFALDPDALHIWPRGTSMMIALPNPDRSFTCTLFWPTHGTASFASLGSPAAIERHFAEHYPDLPPLAPNLVDDYQHNPVGVLGTVRCTPWQANGRVGLLGDAAHAIVPFYGQGANCAFEDVVELDRCLAECADDWSAALPLFQERRQANAEAIARMALANFVEMRDKVASPLFQAGRKVEHALERALPGRYVSRYELVSFSTTPYAEVVRRVRRQHRLLAAVAGGAAALLAGAVGVAINRGRRR, from the coding sequence ATGACGGGCGAGCGCGACGAGATCGCGGTCGTCGGCGCCGGCCTGGCCGGCTGCCTGCTGGCCTGCTTCCTGGCCCGCCGCGGCTACCCGGTGGCGCTCTACGAGCGGCGGCCCGACCCGCGTACCGGCACCGTCGAGCGGGGCCGCTCGATCAACCTGGCGCTCTCCGAGCGGGGCCTGGACGCGTTGCGCCGCATCGGCCTCGACGGGCAGGTGCTGGCGGACGCGCTGCCGATGCGCGGCCGGATGATCCACCCGGTCGCCGGCGAGCCGCAGTTCCAGTCGTACAGCGCCTCCGGCGACCGGGCGATCAACTCGATCAGCCGGGGCGCGCTGAACAACGCCCTGCTGGACGCGGCGACCGCCCTGCCCGGGGTGCGGGTCGCCTTCGACCACCGGCTCGTCGGGCTCGACCCGGCCACCGGCGAGATGACCTTCGAGACGCCGCGGGGCAAGGTCGCGGCCACCGCGTCGGTCGTCCTCGGCGCCGACGGCGCCGGCTCGGCGGTGCGCGGGCAGTTGCTGGCGTACGGGCTGCTGACCGAGAGCCTGGACTTCCTCGACTACGGCTACAAGGAGCTGACGATCCCCCCGCTGGGTGGGGACTTCGCCCTCGACCCGGACGCGCTGCACATCTGGCCGCGCGGCACCTCGATGATGATCGCGCTGCCGAACCCGGACCGCTCGTTCACCTGCACGCTCTTCTGGCCCACCCACGGCACCGCCAGCTTCGCGTCGCTGGGCAGCCCGGCGGCCATCGAGCGGCACTTCGCCGAGCACTACCCGGACCTGCCGCCGCTCGCCCCGAACCTGGTCGACGACTACCAGCACAACCCGGTGGGCGTGCTCGGCACCGTCCGCTGCACGCCCTGGCAGGCCAACGGGCGGGTCGGCCTGCTCGGCGACGCCGCGCACGCCATCGTCCCGTTCTACGGCCAGGGCGCGAACTGCGCGTTCGAGGACGTGGTCGAGCTGGACCGGTGCCTGGCGGAGTGCGCCGACGACTGGTCGGCGGCGCTGCCGCTGTTCCAGGAGCGCCGGCAGGCCAACGCCGAGGCGATCGCGCGGATGGCGCTGGCCAACTTCGTGGAGATGCGCGACAAGGTGGCCTCCCCGCTGTTCCAGGCCGGCCGGAAGGTCGAGCACGCCCTGGAACGGGCGCTGCCGGGCCGGTACGTTTCCCGGTACGAGCTGGTGTCCTTCTCGACCACCCCGTACGCCGAGGTGGTCCGGCGCGTCCGCAGGCAGCACCGGCTGCTCGCGGCGGTGGCCGGCGGCGCGGCGGCCCTGCTGGCCGGCGCGGTCGGCGTGGCGATCAACCGAGGGAGGCGTCGATGA
- a CDS encoding 2-hydroxymuconic semialdehyde dehydrogenase translates to MAGRAPDGPGLLRNFVGGEFVEAGRRFTKRSPVTGEPVFEVAEADRACVDDAVAAARAALRGPWGRMGERERAEVLRRVADELERRFDDLVTAEVADTGKAISQARTLDIPRGAANFRAFAEIVATAPTESFTTVTPTGGRALNYAVRKPVGVVAVIVPWNLPLLLLTWKVAPALACGDTVVVKPSEETPASATLLAEVMAAAGVPDGVFNLVHGFGPDSAGEFLTRHPGVDAITFTGESATGGAIMRAAADGVKAVSFELGGKNAGLVFADADLDAAVAGSVRSSFTNGGQVCLCTERIYVQRPVFEEFTARLAKRAGELPFGWPTDEATVNMPLISHQHRAKVLGHYELARTEGAEVLAGGGAPAFGDARDGGAYVQPTVLTGLGPDARTNREEIFGPVVHVAPFDDEEEAYALANGTEYGLAATVWTRDVGRAHRAGARLDAGIVWVNTWFLRDLRTPFGGVKASGIGREGGVHSLDFYSELTNVCVDLT, encoded by the coding sequence ATGGCCGGGCGGGCGCCCGACGGCCCGGGTCTGCTGCGCAACTTCGTCGGCGGCGAGTTCGTCGAGGCCGGGCGCCGGTTCACCAAGCGCAGCCCGGTCACCGGCGAGCCGGTGTTCGAGGTCGCGGAGGCCGACCGGGCGTGCGTGGACGACGCGGTGGCCGCCGCGCGGGCCGCGCTGCGCGGGCCGTGGGGCCGGATGGGGGAGCGCGAGCGGGCCGAGGTGCTGCGCCGGGTCGCCGACGAGCTGGAGCGCCGCTTCGACGACCTGGTCACCGCCGAGGTCGCCGACACCGGCAAGGCCATCTCGCAGGCGCGGACGCTGGACATCCCGCGCGGGGCGGCGAACTTCCGCGCCTTCGCCGAGATCGTGGCGACCGCGCCGACGGAGTCCTTCACCACGGTCACCCCGACCGGCGGCCGGGCGCTGAACTACGCGGTCCGCAAGCCGGTCGGCGTGGTCGCGGTGATCGTGCCCTGGAACCTGCCGCTGCTGCTGCTCACCTGGAAGGTCGCCCCGGCCCTGGCCTGCGGCGACACGGTGGTGGTGAAACCCAGCGAGGAGACCCCCGCCTCGGCGACCCTGCTCGCCGAGGTGATGGCCGCCGCCGGCGTGCCCGACGGCGTGTTCAACCTGGTGCACGGCTTCGGGCCCGACTCGGCCGGGGAGTTCCTCACCCGTCACCCCGGGGTCGACGCGATCACCTTCACCGGCGAGTCGGCCACCGGCGGTGCCATCATGCGGGCCGCCGCCGACGGCGTGAAGGCCGTCTCCTTCGAGCTGGGCGGCAAGAACGCCGGGCTGGTCTTCGCCGACGCCGACCTCGACGCGGCCGTGGCCGGCTCGGTGCGCTCCAGCTTCACCAACGGCGGGCAGGTGTGCCTCTGCACCGAACGCATCTACGTGCAGCGCCCGGTGTTCGAGGAGTTCACCGCCCGGCTGGCGAAGCGGGCCGGGGAACTGCCGTTCGGCTGGCCGACCGACGAGGCCACCGTCAACATGCCGCTGATCTCGCACCAGCACCGGGCCAAGGTGCTCGGCCACTACGAGCTGGCCCGCACCGAGGGCGCCGAGGTGCTCGCCGGGGGCGGCGCGCCGGCCTTCGGCGACGCCCGCGACGGCGGCGCGTACGTGCAGCCGACGGTGCTGACCGGGCTGGGCCCGGACGCCCGCACCAACCGCGAGGAGATCTTCGGCCCGGTGGTGCACGTCGCCCCGTTCGACGACGAGGAGGAGGCTTACGCGCTGGCCAACGGCACCGAGTACGGCCTCGCGGCGACGGTGTGGACCCGCGACGTCGGGCGGGCGCACCGGGCCGGCGCCCGGCTCGACGCCGGCATCGTCTGGGTCAACACCTGGTTCCTGCGCGACCTGCGTACCCCGTTCGGCGGGGTGAAGGCGTCGGGGATCGGGCGCGAGGGCGGCGTGCACTCCCTCGACTTCTATTCCGAACTGACGAACGTCTGCGTGGACCTGACATGA
- a CDS encoding 2-keto-4-pentenoate hydratase: MSVDYEAAARELLDARESGKPCPPLRGRLLPEGDVTSAYVVQQLQVRQWLRRGDRRVGAKIGLTSRAVQESFGVFQPDFGVLTDAMAVPDGAEVAVDRLLQPRVEAEVAFVLGADLPDERITTADLVRAVDHVLPAIEIVDSRIAGWDISIVDTVADNASSGLFVLGTAPRRLADVDLRLCGMVLEHAGEPVSVGAGAACLGNPLHALEWLARTTARSGDPLRAGDVVLSGALGPMVPVTPGAAYEARISGLGSVRTCFSQEAS; the protein is encoded by the coding sequence ATGAGCGTCGACTACGAGGCGGCGGCCAGGGAACTTCTCGACGCGCGGGAGAGCGGCAAGCCCTGCCCGCCGCTGCGCGGGCGGCTGCTGCCCGAGGGGGACGTCACCTCGGCGTACGTCGTCCAGCAGCTCCAGGTGCGACAGTGGCTGCGGCGGGGCGACCGCCGGGTCGGCGCCAAGATCGGCCTGACGTCGCGGGCGGTGCAGGAGAGCTTCGGCGTCTTCCAGCCCGACTTCGGGGTGCTGACCGACGCGATGGCGGTGCCCGACGGCGCCGAGGTGGCCGTCGACCGGCTGCTCCAGCCCAGGGTGGAGGCGGAGGTCGCGTTCGTGCTCGGCGCGGACCTGCCCGACGAGCGGATCACCACCGCCGACCTCGTCCGCGCGGTCGACCACGTGCTGCCGGCGATCGAGATCGTCGACTCGCGGATCGCCGGCTGGGACATCTCCATCGTGGACACCGTCGCCGACAACGCCTCCAGTGGCCTGTTCGTGCTCGGCACCGCGCCGCGCCGGCTCGCCGACGTGGACCTGCGGCTGTGCGGGATGGTCCTCGAACACGCCGGGGAACCGGTGTCGGTCGGCGCGGGCGCGGCCTGCCTGGGCAACCCGCTGCACGCGCTGGAGTGGCTGGCGCGGACGACGGCCCGCTCCGGCGACCCGCTGCGCGCGGGCGACGTGGTGCTCTCCGGGGCGCTCGGCCCGATGGTGCCGGTGACCCCGGGCGCGGCGTACGAGGCGCGGATCTCCGGCCTCGGGTCGGTCCGGACGTGTTTCTCTCAGGAGGCGTCATGA
- a CDS encoding acetaldehyde dehydrogenase (acetylating), protein MSVGVAVIGSGNIGTDLMIKVLRLSDRLRMVAMAGIDPASDGLARARRLGVATTAEGVDGLVAMPEFADVELVFDATSAGAHRHNDAVLRAHGRTVVDLTPAAIGPYVVPPVNLDEHLRERNVNMVTCGGQATVPIVAAVARVTPVAYGEIVASIASKSAGPGTRANIDEFTETTARAIEVVGGAERGKAIIVLNPADPPLLMRDTVYCLCPDDDADRVAIASSVADMVAAVQEYVPGYRLKQTVQFDWIDTYVPALGRNLFGLQVSVFLEVSGAGHYLPAYAGNLDIMTSAALRTAERLVAVRSAAGRAAAPDATGVTA, encoded by the coding sequence ATGAGTGTCGGGGTGGCGGTGATCGGGTCGGGCAACATCGGCACCGATCTGATGATCAAGGTGCTGCGGTTGAGTGACCGTCTGCGCATGGTGGCGATGGCCGGCATCGACCCTGCCTCCGACGGCCTGGCCCGGGCCCGGCGTCTCGGCGTGGCGACCACCGCCGAGGGCGTCGACGGGCTGGTCGCGATGCCCGAGTTCGCCGACGTGGAGCTGGTCTTCGACGCCACCTCGGCCGGGGCGCACCGGCACAACGACGCCGTGCTGCGCGCGCACGGGCGCACCGTGGTCGACCTGACTCCCGCCGCGATCGGCCCGTACGTGGTGCCGCCGGTCAACCTCGACGAGCACCTGCGCGAGCGCAACGTGAACATGGTGACCTGCGGCGGCCAGGCCACCGTTCCGATCGTCGCCGCGGTCGCCCGGGTCACCCCGGTGGCGTACGGGGAGATCGTCGCCTCGATCGCCTCGAAGTCGGCCGGCCCGGGGACCCGGGCCAACATCGACGAGTTCACCGAGACCACCGCCCGGGCCATCGAGGTGGTCGGCGGCGCGGAGCGCGGCAAGGCGATCATCGTGCTGAACCCGGCCGACCCGCCGCTGCTGATGCGGGACACCGTCTACTGCCTCTGCCCGGACGACGACGCCGATCGGGTCGCGATCGCCTCCTCGGTGGCCGACATGGTGGCGGCCGTGCAGGAGTACGTCCCCGGCTACCGGCTCAAGCAGACCGTGCAGTTCGACTGGATCGACACGTACGTGCCGGCACTGGGCCGGAACCTCTTCGGGTTGCAGGTCTCGGTCTTCCTGGAGGTCTCCGGCGCCGGGCACTACCTGCCGGCGTACGCCGGGAACCTGGACATCATGACCTCGGCCGCGCTGCGCACCGCGGAGCGTCTGGTCGCCGTGCGGTCGGCGGCCGGCCGCGCCGCCGCGCCGGACGCCACGGGGGTGACCGCATGA